One Kitasatospora sp. NBC_01266 genomic window carries:
- a CDS encoding dTDP-4-dehydrorhamnose 3,5-epimerase family protein has product MRELSIEGSFEITPQLHGDPRGLFTEWYRFDRLADVVGHPLKLAQANLSVSARGVVRGIHFADVPPGQAKYVTCVRGAVLDVIVDLRVGSPTFGRWEGVRLDDVERRAVYLSEGLGHGFCALTDDATLSYLCSEAYNPTGEHAVHPLDPDLGIEWPAEVPQLSARDEAAPSLAEAIETGLLPDYAACKAFTASLHS; this is encoded by the coding sequence ATCCGTGAGTTGAGCATCGAGGGCAGCTTCGAGATCACGCCGCAGCTGCACGGCGACCCGCGCGGGCTGTTCACCGAGTGGTACCGCTTCGACCGGCTCGCCGACGTCGTCGGCCACCCGCTGAAGCTCGCTCAGGCCAACCTCTCGGTCTCCGCGCGCGGGGTGGTGCGCGGCATCCACTTCGCCGATGTGCCCCCCGGCCAGGCCAAGTACGTGACGTGCGTCCGCGGTGCGGTGCTCGACGTCATCGTGGACCTGCGGGTCGGCTCGCCGACCTTCGGCCGCTGGGAGGGCGTGCGGCTGGACGACGTGGAGCGCCGCGCGGTCTACCTCTCCGAGGGTCTCGGCCACGGCTTCTGCGCGCTGACCGACGACGCCACGCTGTCCTACCTCTGCTCCGAGGCGTACAACCCCACCGGTGAGCACGCCGTCCACCCGCTCGACCCGGACCTGGGCATCGAGTGGCCGGCCGAGGTGCCGCAGCTCTCGGCCCGCGACGAGGCCGCCCCCTCGCTGGCGGAGGCGATCGAGACCGGACTG